The DNA segment ttcagtccctgtagtttcactttcgtaaccatttcagtccatgtggtgATAGGAACTGAAAATATGATTAAATTGAAACAAGAACAAACACGATAGTCGGCCCGATTCGAGAGGGGCTAGTCTCCTAAATTCTGATCAGAGATCACAATACAAATAAAATATCCAAACCCCTAAAAAACCAAACAAAACCTGAATATAAAGACTCTAAATCTAATGGCAGTTAATCAGCAGTTATGCCCCACTTCCCTCAATTTCTGGATCATCCAAACTTCCTGAATTTTTGAATACTTTCCCTCCAACCCGTTTACCTCTATCCAGCAATAATTCTGACCTAACAACTCTGGGTTTGTatcatgtggtttcactttcgaaaccatttcaatccattattctgttaagtacagggactgaaatggttacaaggtggactgaaatggttacaaggtggactgaaatggttacgaaagtgaaaccacagggactgaaatcgcaatttttaaactaatggactgaaatagtgatttttgacaaaccacagggacgaaaacagtaattaactcattcgAAATTGTTGCTTGCAGCATATGGGACATTTAGCATTGCGGAAATATTTGCAGACAAAATTATATCCtggtattattttttttttacccaaTATGATTTACAATAATTAAGAACAACAAATAGAAATTATTTGCACTCTCAATTTGGATACATGTAAGTGGCTGTAAACAAATCAAATGTTCgccgaacagttcgtgaaccgttcggtgagaagttcgtttgtgttcgttcgtttagtaaacaaacgaacacgaacaacaaatttcgttcgtttagttaaatgaataaacatgaacagaggtcatgtccgttcgtttatgttcgtgaacattcggtaacgtgttcgtttgtgttcgatagttcattattgtttttagtttttatatttttttaaatgctttaaaattccgacaaattaaatatctaataagtgtcggtgtattatatattatgttcatgaacgattgtttgtgttcgtttgtttccatttgtgttcatgaacattagtttgtgctcatttgtgttcgtcaacgttcgttgcctaaaattaacaaacaaacataaacgaacacgaacaagttcatttccttaacaaacgaacacgaacataaaatcccgttcgataagtgttcaCATATATCTCTTAAGAAACGaagttcgtgttcgttcggttcgtttgcagccctacatgTAACTATTGATTTTTTCAGGTTTCCACTTTACCATCACATGAAGTTTGCTTTTCTTGTTTGGCTTCAGCTTCCCAATACCAATgtaaacaaattttatttatttataataattaaGAAATTATGTTTATGGGTCCTAATCATGTTGTTGTTGTTCTACAGGGCGCAAAACAGTTATACATGAATCATTTACGTCCTTTCCTGTTGAAGCATCAAGCTAACCTCGATCAAATTGTGGCGTTATTGCACAATGAAACGGTAATAAAATTGTTGACATGTTGTTAGACCACACGGTGTGGAGGGGTATGAAAAATGGGCGTTATTCGACATGTGGATGCCATGTCAACGAGCGTCGGAAAAGTGACGTGGTGGAAAAAAGGGAGGGGCGTGGAAGGGTGGCGTGGTGGCACACATGGCATACactttttagagttaaatgtcattttagtccctgtggtttgggccattttgccagtttagtccaaaggtttgaaacgttgccattttagtccaaatagttttaaacgttgccattttagtccaccggGTTAACTCCAtccctaatttttttttaactagaagagtatttcggtcattttaaatgtacttctgttaactagaagggcaattcgaccatataaaatgatcgaattacccttctaagttctagctaacataaaaaatggacggagttaactcagtggactaaaatggcaacacttgaaactatttggactaaaatcgcaacgtttcaaacctttagactaaactggcaaaatggcccaaaccacagggactaaaatggcatttaactccactttttataattattttaaatttaCAAAACAAAGAAAATCAATAAAAACCCACCACCCAATAAGAAGCCTCCACATCACACATCACCCAACCTCCACACCAGTGGAAAACATGTCGCCCTTCCCTCCACGCCAGTCAAAACGCCAACAACGGGGTGGTGTAGTGGCGTGGTTGAGGCCTCCAAGCCAGAAACCACGCCCCACACCGTATGGTCTTAGGTGTGACACGtaataatatcatatttaccCAACAAATATACCCATTTTtaaatttatgaaacatacattaTTTCAGGGTAAATTTATTAGTGCTCACCAAGGAGAATTTCGGTTTGTGAAAGCAATTGTGTTGAAGATTCTGATATCAGGTATGAAGAAtgcatctttttttttttttgagtaaactgccattttggtccctgtggtttggtcaattttgccactttagtccaaaactcaaactttttgcatctgggtccctgtggtttcagttttattgccattttggtccaaaaatgaaatcaggtcatttttgtcttataaaatcctgttattttgtcattttccacaggggcaaaatgatcatttcttttttataaataaataccatattttataagacaaatatgacctgatttgcccctgaggaaaatgacaaaattgcaggattttataagacaagtatgacctgatttcatttttggaccaaaatggcaataaaactgaaaccacagggacccacatgcaaaaggtttgagttttggactaaagtggcaaaagtaaccaaacctcagggaccaaaatggcagtttactcttttttttttttttttttttttttaatatgcaGTTAATTTGCTTATTGAAAATATTCATAAGGTGGTGGTTTTTTCTCTTGATGTTTCAATCTGTGAACAGCAAAGCATTTGGTCAATGATAGCAGTCAACCCAACCCGCCAGTCCCACCGCCAGAGGGAAGAGCAACCACAGTGCAGAGCACTGCCTCTAATGACAATGATCACGAGTATGATATTAGTGACgacgaggatgatgatgatgatggttttgTAACCGTCCCTGCAAGTTAAGTGAAGCACATTGATTTTTCATGATCGAGTATGAAAACTGTTTATCTGCATATTACCTTTTGATATAACAATAACTTGTTTTTAAGGCTGTTATTTGTCTAATTCTGGGAGATATAAATTTGTGGCTCGCAGCCTTAGGTTCTTAACACATGTGTAACCAGGGTCTCTAACCTCATAGTTCACTGATTGAATTAATGGGAGCGTGCCAAACAAGTAACCGGGGTTAGGGACCCTGGTTATGGTTTTGTTGATTCCATGCATGCGTATTATTACGGATTTATCTTATATATACATATCAATTCATAATTACAAATACACTCTTCATTAATCCGAATAATTCtataaaacaatattttatttatttatttttatcagAAAACATGAGTTCACAAAGGGACGCGTGTAGGTTATCTTTATAAACGTTAAGAGTGTGATAATAgaatttcaaagtttatcagctCAAATCCTATCGTAGAAATCCTATCATAGAATCGTCATACTCGAAGCTGGTTTTAGATTAGGCTCTCTAAGTTTCATATATCCAACAAGCATGATGTTGATGGAGATCAAATCCCGAACTGGCATCCGTTTATACAATCTCTCTACACCCTTTAGTCCCAAAACTCGAGACACATTGTAATCATTGCTAGAATGTTTGGTTCAAACGTTTCGTCACATACCTTTAGTGTGTGATGGTATACCGTCCTATGTATTAACTACCTTAATCCGGCGTAGAATGTGTTACTCAAATATCCACATAATACACCTAAAATGTGTTTATCTAATTATCTTCAATTAAATACTTAACTTAAAAAGAAAGTCAAAggtaaaaacatgaaaaaaatgTTACAAGGATGATCCATATAGTAAGCCTAAAATATGTTAAGACCAAAACTGTAATTATGttatagggtatgtttggcaaaagcaGGGGCGGATTTAGAGGGGTTTaccgggttcccaggaacccagtcgatttggaaaaaaacgtttttttatagtgcaaaccttgtatgatttggaaaaggaacccagtgaaaaaactggctgggtccgccactgggcaaaagtagctggtggctgaaagctggaagctggaagctggtagctggtggctggaagctggtagctgatAGCTAGTAGCTATAGtgttttagatatatttggtgtttggtagagtagatggagcttttaataaaatgtataaaatgaccaaaatagacATAACTATAAATTTAGAAGGTTGATGCATTAAAAAGTTTcttatttttagaggttaaaTTAGTcaatttttccctaaaagcttgtagcttcttctaaacgctactactagtagctTTCAACCAAAAGCTTTAAGCTCCTAACTTAAAAGCTTAAAgttccttcaaccaaacaagactttttattgagtaggagctttttcttaaaagcttaaagctagaagctcttaaaagctcctaaaagctccatgccaaacatacccatagTGTTATACCACATTGACGAAATCTATGAAATTTTTTTAAAGACATCGAGCTTATAACAACGTCCTTATGTAAAACTCCTTTTATTAAACGGCTATAAAACTATATTTTGAATACTAATTTGATTCCTTAAATTCTAAAATAGTAGTCTTTCACTCCACTAATATTCTATTTAACATTAATAAAATTTATAGGTTTCAACCTGTTTATATAAAATACATCATTTAGTTCAGCAAGTACTTAATATAAAAGTGCAAAAACAGTGCTTGAAAACACTaatgtagtgtttggtatgcatgaatgagaggtggaatggaatgaatgattatgagggaatgaagaaaagtgtgtttggttggtcaatggaatggaatcacccattccaaaatgcattccattcttccaccccccatgttttttttccattccatcccctcttgcaccattcatcaacaacaccactacccaccaccttcgccacaacccaccaccaccaccacccaccacccaccaccgacgccatcgccgccacccgccaccacctcaccccgacagccaccgcccCCGCCGACACctactcgccaccgttatcacccataGCTGCGACCAACCGCTAACGACACTCGtcgccgccgcccaccaccatcgtcgacgccaccaccaccgccaccaccaaccgccgccgccgccaccaaccgccacctctgctgccactcaccaccaacgaccaccttgccaccaccaccattcGTCGtcgccgccaccgccaccacccatcgccgccgccgacacccaccaccatcgtcaacgccaccaccaccgccgccaccaaccgccaccgccgccaccaaccgccaccgccgccaccaaccgccacctctgCTGCCACCCATCACCAACGACCAcctcgccaccaccaccactcgtcgtcgcCGTAGCTCCGgcactcgccgccaccaccaccacccatcgccgccgccgacacccaccaccgccacctataaccacccacaatcactaccaccgaccaccaccactcaccgctgatttATTACTCcatttttcttgcctaccgaacaatacacaataataactcattccattcacacatggtaaccaaacaagacatggaatggtaatgatccattgcattccctcgtccattccattacctcgtccattccattcattcgtccattccattaccctataccaaacagaccctaagtaATAATAAAGAAAATGTTTGGATGACCTCTAAATAGAAAAGGTGAAAATGGAAGTTAAgaaactttttataaaaataatagtTAATAATTGAATTTATAAATCAGCAAATATTTTAATCCGCAGGCGGGGTGTGTGTTTAAGGTTATATAATTAAAAACTAATTTCAACGATAAGATTTTTATTAAAAAGGATAAAAGTTAAAACAAAGCATAAGTCTGATAAGAAGTGAAATTATTCGATTATAGTCCCTAATATTTTCCTTAATTGTCTAGCCATGAAACTTGAAATAtaatttttctattaaatttTCTTGCATGAGGTTAACTTAAAATCATAAATTAATTACTTTTCTCACAAAAGAAGTTTCCTTGCTAAAATTTATTAGCAAAACACTTTCAAAATACTAGTAAAATTGTAAAAGTTTGTCCTATTTACACTTGTCTAACAAGGAATGGATATAGATGATAAAAACTTAAAAAAGGTTAAAAAGACCCGAATAATGTTTTATAAACCTTCTGTTTTGAGGTAACTTGGCAAGTATGAATGAActgttatataaaaaatattattaaaaaaacgAATAATGTTTTATAAACCTAATGTTATGTAGTTAAGATATAAAAGTTATTTAAATTTTAAGGAATACTTATTGAAAATCAGATCGAATGCTCTAATAGTTCATGCGTTATCGGTTAGTCCGCTTGCAAAAACCACTTAACCAACAAAGAGAAGAATCAAACATTCACAATTCTCCACTAATTTTGTCTGGTTTACTCAAAACGACTTTAATTTTTTGTGTCTGGTCTATCGACCCCatacacacaatacacttcattcgTAGGATTGTAGTTTTTAGTTTAACTTTTTCGATCTATTAATGAGGTAAAACCCTGATCTCGACTTTTCGATAGCTTAATGTAATCATTTCTTTTTCTAAGGTAATATAACAAAAACCCATTGTATTTAGATCATTTTTAATATTTTagaaatataatatttaaattttatgtaacatataaatatttttttaagcgAATTACGGTATTGTCCAATTCTTTTAggctgctactttagatgaaatTTCCTTAAAACTGAAACTTAAATGTCTTCAATGATATACAAAATATAATCACAAAAGTTAAAATAGATGTCCAAATTTGAGATGGATCAATTTCATACTTGTTCATCTTCTTGTCACATATTATTCCACATATTATTCCCTGTTTTGGCTGTGAAGTTGCTCAATTTTTGTTATTCAAACATAGCATATTTAAGGATGTCATTTTCCAGTTCTTAAATATGATTTTTTAACTCTTGTTTAATGATATTTGACCATGATTGTTTTATGAATCAACG comes from the Helianthus annuus cultivar XRQ/B chromosome 4, HanXRQr2.0-SUNRISE, whole genome shotgun sequence genome and includes:
- the LOC110938214 gene encoding HVA22-like protein k, whose product is MSILGSNIPSEVGLRLLLCPLGSNIVLKTACCSVGVILPVYSTFKAIETNNRTEQQKLLLYWAAYGTFSIAEIFADKIISWFPLYHHMKFAFLVWLQLPNTNGAKQLYMNHLRPFLLKHQANLDQIVALLHNETGKFISAHQGEFRFVKAIVLKILISAKHLVNDSSQPNPPVPPPEGRATTVQSTASNDNDHEYDISDDEDDDDDGFVTVPAS